The Streptomyces sp. HUAS MG91 sequence CGACGCCGCTGAGCTGGTCACCGAAATTCTCTGGCCCGCCCGGCCGGAGGGCTGCGGGATCTACCAGACCCTGGGCCTGGTCTCCGCCGACGCCCAGGGCCTCTACATCCCGGACCTCTGCGTCGTCCCCAGGGCCGCGCTGCGCGAGCGCCGCCGTGTCCAGGCCGCCGAGGCCGAACTGGTCGTCGAGATCACCTCGCCCGGCAACGCCAACCACGACCGGGTCAAGAAGGCCCACGGGTACGCGAAGGCGGGCGTGCCCCTCTACCTGCTCCTGGACCCCTGGCACACCGGTCGTCCGACGGCGACCCTGTACGGCGAACCAGCGAACGGGACCTACCGGGTGCTGGACTCGGTCGAGTACGGAGAGGCACTGCGGCTGCCCGCCCCGTTCGACATCACCCTCGACACCGGCGTGCTGCCCCTCAGGGACTGAGTCACCCCAACAACGCCGCCACCACCACGAGCACCGGCACCGCCACCATCGTCGACAGCAGGATCGACTCCCGGGCCAGGCGCTCGCCCACCCGGTACCGGCTCGCGTACGTGAACAGGTTCTGCGCCGCCGGAAGCGCCGACGTCACCACCACGTCCAGCAGCCGCGCCCCGTGCAGCCCGAAGAGCGAGGTCGCCAGCGCCCAGGCCGTCACCGGCTGGCCCACCGACTTCAGCGCCGTCGACAGCAGCACCGGCACCCGGTCCGTGCCCCGGCCGCCCGGCCAGGAACTCCCGCACAGCGAGATGCCGAACGCGATCAGGATCGCCGGCACCGACATGTTCCCGATCAGCTCCAGCGGGTCGAAGACGGGGGAGGGAACCGTCCAGCCCGTCGCCGACACCAGCACCCCGGACAGCGAACCGATCGCGATGGGATTGCGGAACGGCGTCAACAGCCGCCGCGCCCACGACAGTCGGGCCCCCGACGACGCCTCCGCCAGATCCAGGACCGTCAGCGCCACGGGCGTCACGAAGAGCTGCTGGAAGAGCAGCACCGGCGCCACGAGCGAAGCGTCCCCGAGCACGTACACGGCGATCGGGATACCGAGGTTCCCCGCGTTCACGTACGAGGAGCAGAGCGCCCCGACCGTGGTGCGGCCCACGCCCCAGCCGCGTACGACACCCACCGCGACGAAGACCCCGGCCGTGGCCGCCGTGGAGAGCGCCGTCACCAGCAGACTCGGCGACAGGATCAGCGACAGATCGGCCTTCGACAGCATCGTGAAGAGCAGGGCCGGAGTGGCCACATGGAAGGCCAGCCTGGTCAGGACCTCCCGGCCGCCGTCGCCCAGATAGCCGCGCCGGCCGATGACGTAACCGACCGCGATGACGAGCGCGATGACCGCGAATCCGTTGAGTACCCCCTGCACGTACCCCACCCTCGGACGCGGAAGAACCGCAGGTCAACGTTGATCAGGATCAACGTGACCCAGCCCACGCCGCAGCCGGCGGCCGGTACCGATGAGTTCCGGTCCGCCGTCCGGTCTCGACTCTCGTGGCTGCCTTCTCCGCTCCTTCCGTCGTGGTCGTCGCCGGGCCGATCCGCCCCGCCGACGTGCCCGAGCTGTGCGACCGTGTCCGCGCCGCCCACCGGGGTGCCGGCGCGGACGGCGGCGACATCGTCTGCGACGTCTCGGGTGTCACCGCCACCGATGTCGACACCCTCGACGCGCTGGCCCGGATGCAGCTCGCCGCCCGGCGGGCCGGCGGACGGATCAGACTGCGCGACCCGTCCCCCCAACTCGCCCTGCTGCTACGGCTGACCGGGCTGGGGGAGGCCCTGGGCATCCAGCCGCTCGGGGACGCCGAAGAGCGGGAACCACCGCTTGGAGAGGTCCAGGAAGCAGTGGAAACCGGCGATCCGACCCTCTGAGATCTCCAGGACCTGGATGGCCCAGGGCACGAACCCGCCGCTGTCGGGGTCGGGCTTGTAGTGGGCGAACGCCGGTGTGCCGTTCGCCGACACCGGCAGCAGGCGGGAGCCCGCGCACTCGTGGCCCAGCGTGACCATGAAGCCCGTGATGTCGTCCGTGCCGCGCAGCCACAGGTCGAACGGCGGCATCGTCATGACCGCGTCCTCGGCGAGCAGCGCGGTGAGCGCCTTCATGTCATAGCCCTCGAAGGCCGCCACATAGCGCTCCAGGAGCTTCTGCTGTTCCTCGTCCAGCGGGTTCGCCGTCGCCGAGTCCGCCGGGGGTGCCTCCGCGAGCGTGGCGCGCGCCCGCTGCAGCGCGCTGTTCACCGACGCCACCGTCGTGTCGAGCAGCTCCGCGACCTCGCTCGCCCGCCACGCCAGGACCTCGCGCAGGATCAGCACCGCCCGCTGCTTCGACGGCAGTTGCTGCAGGGCCGCGACGAACGCGAGCCGCACCGACTCCCGCGCGACCGCCGCCTCCGCCGGGTCGTGGACGGTCGGCAGCACACGGGCGTCGGGCATCGGCTCCAGCCACACATTGTCCGGGCGGGGGGTGAGAGCGGCCTGGGCGAGCGGCGCCGCAGCCGTCAGGTCCATCGGCCTCGCCCGCTTGTTGCCCGCGTTCAGCGAGTCCAGGCAGACGTTCGTCGCGATGCGGTAGAGCCAGGAGCGGAGGCTGGAGCGGCCCTCGAACTTGTCGAAGCTGCGCCAGGCCCGGACCATCGTGTCCTGCACGGCGTCCTCCGCCTCGAACGCCGAGCCCAGCATCCGATAGCAGTACCCGGTCAGCTCGACCCGGTATTTCTCCAGGTCGTCGAGGCCGGCCCTCGTCGTGGTGTCACTCATCGTCCAACGCCCCCATCGCGGCTGTGACTGGCAGCACATCCCCAGCACTTCGCAAGCTACCGCAGCCCACTGACAACGGCCCCCGGACCGGCGAAAAGCGCAGGTCCGAGGGGAGTGATGAGGAGCCGGGGGGAGGGTCAGTGGGCCGAGACCGGCACCCCGCCGTGCCGCCGCGTCCGCGCCGCGTACGTGCCCCACACGGTCAGCGCGACGACACCGAACACGGCGACGAAGCCGAGCCCCACCGTGCCGTCCCAGCCCGCCGCGTGGAACGCCAGGGCGCCCACCGCCGAGCCGACGCTGGAGCCGATGTAGTACGCGGACTGGTAGAGCGCCGAGGCCTGCGCCCGGCCGTGCGTCGCGGTGTGGCTCACCGAGGACGACGCCGTGGCGTGCCCGGCGAAGAAGCCCGCCGTGATCAGCACCAGACCGACCAGCATGACCAGCAGGTGCGGTACCAGTTCGAGGACCAGGCCCGCCGCCGTGGTGCCCGCCGCCAGATAGAGCGTGCCGCGCCGCCCGAGCCGCGCGACCAGCCTCCCGGCCGCCGACGAGGAGACCGTGCCCACCAGGTACACGAGGAAGATCGAGCCGACGAGGCCCTGGGAGAGGGAGAACGGCGCCTCGGTGAGCCGGTAGCCGATGACCGTGTACGTCGCGCCGAACACCATCATGAACAGCGCGCCGATCACGTACAGGCGCCGCAGCAGCGGGTTGCCGAGATGGTCGCCGACCGTGCGCGCGAGGGCGCGCGGGTGCAGCGAGCCCGCCGTGAAGTGGCGCGGCGCGGGCAGCAGCGCGCGGAACGCGACCGCGCACGCGACCGCGATGACGCCGATGGTGCCCACGGCCACCCGCCAGCCCCACGCCTCGGCGAGCCAGCCGCCGATGATGCGGCCGCTCATGCCGCCGATGGAGTTGCCCGCCACGAACAGGCCGATCGCCGTGACCAGCGCCTTCGGCCGGACCTCCTCGGCCAGGTACGCCATCGCCGAGGCCGGCAGGCCCGCGAGCGCCGCGCCCTGCAGCACGCGCAGCGCGACCAGCACTTCGAGGGTCGGCGCGAACGGCACGAGGAGCCCCACCGCGACCGCCACGGCCAGCGACGCCGTCATCAGCGTGCGCCGCCCGAACCGCTCCGACAGCGCGCTCAGCGGCAGTACGCACACCGCGAGCGCGAAGGTCGCCCCGGAGACCGTCCAGCTCGCCGCGCTCGCGCTCGCGCCGTAGTCGGCGGAGACCAGGGGCAGCAGGGCCTGGGTGGAGTACAGCAGCGCGAAGGTCGCGACCCCGGCCAGGAAGAGGGCGAAGCTCATCCGGCGGTAGCCGGGCCCGCCCGGGGCCATGCGTGTGTCGCTGGGGGACGGAGGGTCGGCGACCGCGGGGGTGGCGGCCGCCCGGCTACTGGCAGGAGACATGTCACGAACGTAGAACCGTCCGACTCATGCGTCCAATGCACGGACACTCCATAATCGTTCCCATGGAGCATGAGCACAGTTCACGCGGGAGGGAATCGGCGCCGAGTGAGGTGGACGACATCGTCTCCCTGCTCGTGCCCCGGCTCTCCCACTTCGCCGCCGTGGCCCGCGCCGAGCACGTCACGCGCGCCGCGCACGAGACGCAGGTGCCCCAGTCGACCCTCTCGCGCGCGATGGCGCGGCTCGAACGGGACCTGGGCGTCGACCTGTTCGCCCGCCACGGCCGCACGGTGTCGCTGACCCCGGCGGGCCGCACGTTCCTCGCCGCCGTCGAGCGGGCCCTTGCCGAGGTGGAGAAGGCCGCCGAGTCCGTCCGCGCCGACGCCGACCCGGCCTCCGGCAAGGTCGCCTTCGGGTTTCTGCACACCATGGGCGTGGAGACCGTGCCCGGCCTGATCCGCGCCTTCCGCGCCGAGCATCCCCGGATCCGCTTCAGCCTCGTACAGAACTACGGCGAGGCGATGCTGGAGCGGCTGCGGGCGGGGGAGCT is a genomic window containing:
- a CDS encoding Uma2 family endonuclease; the encoded protein is MSALAVEPGPARGSDWDATVRLWEETDAPEGCKVEIIEGIVTLAPPPSEEHNDAAELVTEILWPARPEGCGIYQTLGLVSADAQGLYIPDLCVVPRAALRERRRVQAAEAELVVEITSPGNANHDRVKKAHGYAKAGVPLYLLLDPWHTGRPTATLYGEPANGTYRVLDSVEYGEALRLPAPFDITLDTGVLPLRD
- a CDS encoding STAS domain-containing protein, which codes for MAAFSAPSVVVVAGPIRPADVPELCDRVRAAHRGAGADGGDIVCDVSGVTATDVDTLDALARMQLAARRAGGRIRLRDPSPQLALLLRLTGLGEALGIQPLGDAEEREPPLGEVQEAVETGDPTL
- a CDS encoding MFS transporter; its protein translation is MSPASSRAAATPAVADPPSPSDTRMAPGGPGYRRMSFALFLAGVATFALLYSTQALLPLVSADYGASASAASWTVSGATFALAVCVLPLSALSERFGRRTLMTASLAVAVAVGLLVPFAPTLEVLVALRVLQGAALAGLPASAMAYLAEEVRPKALVTAIGLFVAGNSIGGMSGRIIGGWLAEAWGWRVAVGTIGVIAVACAVAFRALLPAPRHFTAGSLHPRALARTVGDHLGNPLLRRLYVIGALFMMVFGATYTVIGYRLTEAPFSLSQGLVGSIFLVYLVGTVSSSAAGRLVARLGRRGTLYLAAGTTAAGLVLELVPHLLVMLVGLVLITAGFFAGHATASSSVSHTATHGRAQASALYQSAYYIGSSVGSAVGALAFHAAGWDGTVGLGFVAVFGVVALTVWGTYAARTRRHGGVPVSAH
- a CDS encoding sigma-70 family RNA polymerase sigma factor translates to MSDTTTRAGLDDLEKYRVELTGYCYRMLGSAFEAEDAVQDTMVRAWRSFDKFEGRSSLRSWLYRIATNVCLDSLNAGNKRARPMDLTAAAPLAQAALTPRPDNVWLEPMPDARVLPTVHDPAEAAVARESVRLAFVAALQQLPSKQRAVLILREVLAWRASEVAELLDTTVASVNSALQRARATLAEAPPADSATANPLDEEQQKLLERYVAAFEGYDMKALTALLAEDAVMTMPPFDLWLRGTDDITGFMVTLGHECAGSRLLPVSANGTPAFAHYKPDPDSGGFVPWAIQVLEISEGRIAGFHCFLDLSKRWFPLFGVPERLDAQGLPQPGQP
- a CDS encoding AEC family transporter encodes the protein MQGVLNGFAVIALVIAVGYVIGRRGYLGDGGREVLTRLAFHVATPALLFTMLSKADLSLILSPSLLVTALSTAATAGVFVAVGVVRGWGVGRTTVGALCSSYVNAGNLGIPIAVYVLGDASLVAPVLLFQQLFVTPVALTVLDLAEASSGARLSWARRLLTPFRNPIAIGSLSGVLVSATGWTVPSPVFDPLELIGNMSVPAILIAFGISLCGSSWPGGRGTDRVPVLLSTALKSVGQPVTAWALATSLFGLHGARLLDVVVTSALPAAQNLFTYASRYRVGERLARESILLSTMVAVPVLVVVAALLG